In one window of Paraflavitalea soli DNA:
- a CDS encoding metal-dependent hydrolase family protein, producing MKYTFTIVIIFLGNLVFGQTRSILINNVEIFNGKDEKTTIGNVLIEGNLIKTISTSPIPTNKSANTQIIDGKGKFLMPGLIDAHVHLTMESIPKQVALVSDIAYVNLVAADAAGKQLLRGFTTVRDMGGATFSLKKVIEQGLFIGPRIYPSGATISQTGGHGDFGMPTDVPRQIGAPLSYMEKNGMTIIADGEDQVLMRTREQLRLGATQIKLMAGGGVSSNYDPLDVAQFTEAEIKAAVEGAGNWGTYVAVHAYTPKAITAAVNAGVKCIEHGQLMDDATAKLLAQKGIWLSLQPFLDDEDANPHPEGSENRKKQLQMTNGTDNAFALAKKYKIKTAWGTDCLFDPKLATRQGAQLAKLIRWYTPYEILRMATSANAELLALCGLRNPYAAGKLGIIEQGAYADLLLVDGNPLKNIKLIEDPEKNFLIIMKDGIIYKNRVQ from the coding sequence ATGAAATACACGTTTACTATTGTCATTATCTTTTTGGGAAATCTCGTATTCGGACAAACAAGATCAATACTGATCAATAACGTAGAGATCTTCAATGGGAAAGATGAAAAAACAACCATCGGAAATGTATTGATTGAAGGCAACCTGATCAAGACGATTTCTACCAGCCCCATTCCCACTAATAAAAGCGCCAATACACAGATCATTGACGGAAAGGGGAAGTTTTTGATGCCCGGACTGATCGATGCCCATGTACATTTAACCATGGAATCTATTCCTAAGCAAGTGGCGTTGGTATCTGATATTGCTTATGTTAACCTGGTCGCTGCAGATGCTGCCGGAAAGCAATTATTACGCGGGTTCACTACTGTACGCGATATGGGGGGAGCCACATTTAGCCTAAAGAAAGTAATAGAACAGGGATTATTTATCGGACCGCGTATCTATCCAAGCGGTGCTACTATCTCTCAAACTGGTGGACATGGTGACTTTGGGATGCCTACAGATGTTCCCCGGCAGATAGGTGCGCCACTTAGTTACATGGAAAAAAACGGTATGACCATCATTGCTGATGGTGAAGACCAGGTTTTAATGAGAACAAGGGAACAATTACGTCTGGGAGCTACCCAGATAAAGCTGATGGCGGGTGGGGGCGTATCCTCCAATTATGATCCGTTGGATGTAGCCCAGTTTACAGAGGCAGAAATTAAGGCTGCAGTGGAGGGGGCCGGCAACTGGGGCACTTATGTTGCTGTACATGCTTACACCCCCAAAGCCATTACCGCGGCCGTAAACGCCGGCGTAAAGTGTATAGAACATGGGCAACTGATGGATGATGCTACTGCAAAACTGCTTGCTCAAAAAGGCATATGGCTATCACTTCAGCCTTTTTTGGATGATGAGGATGCAAACCCTCATCCCGAAGGTTCCGAAAACAGGAAAAAGCAATTGCAAATGACCAATGGTACCGACAATGCCTTCGCACTTGCTAAAAAATACAAGATCAAAACTGCATGGGGTACCGATTGTCTTTTCGATCCTAAACTGGCTACAAGACAAGGAGCCCAGCTTGCCAAACTCATAAGGTGGTACACCCCTTACGAGATTTTAAGAATGGCAACCTCGGCCAATGCAGAATTACTGGCCCTGTGCGGCCTGCGTAACCCCTATGCAGCAGGTAAACTCGGCATAATTGAGCAGGGCGCATACGCTGACCTGCTCCTGGTTGATGGCAACCCCTTAAAGAATATTAAATTGATTGAAGACCCCGAAAAAAACTTTCTCATCATAATGAAAGATGGCATTATTTATAAAAATAGGGTTCAATAG